In one Tessaracoccus palaemonis genomic region, the following are encoded:
- a CDS encoding HNH endonuclease signature motif containing protein, with the protein METTPAAELAQYLDGTVQQLAHARVAGLSFAEQVKILHLLAGFEDRVAALRSTIIREADLAATKSTDLAPLIHATSRVTAREAAAQVRLAKDLETYPLLRDAWSDGTLSQAQLRGIIRGLRRIPITLGPAQLDTAQQELLQWHDQLDPQAYEHLAAHLGTLLNPHAADQAEARKIELDARTAHATREILIADDHAGSTLIHGRVPRAIGEALRAQLDALIPTAQSYADAGEPVPSMAARRADALEEWTARLAGDHTLPSKAGDRPVIYLTMTATEADNRETQATLLNTGERLSAAETRRLACDARFARLVLNAEGAPLDLGQTRRLFTGPLRRALAARDRGCAFPGCDAPPIACEGHHINPWQNGGETKLTNAALLCPAHHRLVEPDPARPPELQWQVHLDPDTLLPAFTPPTTMPGNRQPRIHHRYLLQREVYRLRR; encoded by the coding sequence ATGGAAACGACGCCGGCAGCCGAGCTCGCGCAGTACCTCGACGGTACCGTGCAGCAGCTCGCCCACGCCCGCGTCGCCGGGCTGAGCTTCGCCGAACAGGTCAAGATCCTCCACCTCCTCGCCGGCTTCGAAGACCGCGTCGCCGCCCTCCGATCCACCATCATCCGCGAAGCAGACCTCGCCGCCACGAAGAGCACCGACCTCGCCCCACTGATCCACGCCACCTCGCGCGTCACCGCGCGCGAAGCCGCCGCACAGGTCCGCCTCGCCAAAGACCTCGAGACCTACCCCCTGCTCAGGGATGCCTGGAGCGACGGCACCCTCTCCCAGGCCCAGCTCCGCGGCATCATCCGCGGCCTGCGCCGCATCCCCATCACGCTCGGCCCCGCCCAACTCGACACCGCGCAGCAGGAACTCCTCCAGTGGCACGACCAGCTCGACCCCCAGGCCTACGAACACCTCGCCGCACACCTCGGCACCCTCCTCAACCCCCACGCCGCCGACCAGGCCGAAGCCCGCAAGATCGAACTCGACGCCCGCACCGCCCACGCCACCCGCGAAATCCTCATCGCCGACGACCACGCCGGCTCCACCCTCATCCACGGCCGCGTCCCCCGCGCCATCGGCGAAGCCCTCCGCGCCCAACTCGACGCACTCATCCCCACCGCCCAGTCCTACGCCGACGCCGGCGAGCCCGTCCCCTCCATGGCCGCGCGCAGAGCCGACGCCCTCGAGGAATGGACCGCACGCCTCGCCGGAGACCACACCCTCCCCTCCAAAGCCGGCGACCGGCCCGTGATCTACCTCACCATGACCGCCACCGAAGCAGACAACCGCGAAACCCAGGCCACCCTCCTCAACACCGGCGAACGGCTCTCCGCAGCCGAGACCCGCCGGCTCGCCTGCGACGCCCGCTTCGCCCGCCTCGTCCTGAACGCCGAAGGCGCCCCCCTCGACCTCGGCCAGACCAGACGACTCTTCACCGGCCCACTACGCCGCGCGCTCGCCGCCCGCGACCGCGGCTGCGCCTTCCCCGGCTGCGACGCACCCCCCATCGCCTGCGAAGGACACCACATCAACCCCTGGCAGAACGGCGGAGAAACGAAACTCACCAACGCCGCCCTCCTCTGCCCCGCCCACCACCGACTCGTCGAACCCGACCCCGCCAGACCACCCGAACTCCAATGGCAGGTCCACCTCGACCCCGACACCCTGCTCCCCGCCTTCACCCCACCCACCACCATGCCCGGCAACAGACAACCACGCATCCACCACCGCTACCTCCTCCAGCGGGAGGTCTACAGGCTGAGGCGCTGA
- a CDS encoding aminoglycoside phosphotransferase family protein: MKAAPGEFRRAAFVAGARLEGVLRAGGLALPVALDPAVVRVEALGVGESYAAWLASDGRGSLVFRLPVRPVDELPRGMAGELRAAPLIPAGVGSVPLAVDEASDNALGHPYLVSSHVAGRHVPAGEWDDALLARHAGQLARLHRRRFPVEDVDRLDLVAEFDAGAEWWAAHHPEVGDTPEARRLAGEIHRRLDDVAGEFEAITYAFVHADLVATNVVVGDDGVPRFIDWEWSRIGDVANDLAMIGGTIMGGRWYVPMDDAAIDRFIRAYVEESRSLGSPPEDPAGLRARRDAWELHERFQNSLHCDARSREEGADPSYARATAQLRHGLRQRLSL, from the coding sequence GTGAAGGCCGCCCCCGGAGAGTTCCGGCGGGCGGCCTTCGTCGCTGGTGCGCGGCTCGAGGGCGTGCTGCGCGCCGGCGGGCTGGCGCTGCCCGTCGCGCTGGACCCGGCGGTGGTGCGCGTCGAGGCGCTGGGGGTGGGGGAGAGCTACGCCGCCTGGCTGGCGAGCGACGGGCGAGGCTCGCTGGTGTTCCGGCTGCCGGTTCGGCCCGTCGACGAGCTGCCGCGCGGGATGGCCGGGGAGTTGCGCGCGGCTCCGCTGATCCCGGCCGGGGTCGGGTCGGTGCCGCTCGCCGTCGACGAGGCGTCGGACAACGCGCTGGGGCACCCGTACCTGGTGTCGTCGCACGTGGCCGGTCGTCACGTGCCGGCCGGGGAGTGGGACGACGCGCTGCTGGCCCGCCACGCCGGCCAGCTGGCGCGCCTGCACCGTCGGCGATTCCCGGTCGAGGACGTGGACCGGCTGGACCTGGTCGCGGAGTTCGACGCGGGTGCGGAGTGGTGGGCGGCGCATCACCCGGAGGTCGGCGACACGCCCGAGGCGCGTCGGCTGGCCGGTGAGATCCACCGTCGGCTCGACGACGTGGCGGGGGAGTTCGAGGCGATCACCTACGCGTTCGTGCACGCGGACCTCGTCGCGACCAACGTCGTCGTCGGCGACGACGGGGTGCCGCGATTCATCGACTGGGAGTGGTCGCGGATCGGCGACGTCGCGAACGACCTGGCCATGATCGGCGGCACCATCATGGGTGGTCGCTGGTACGTCCCGATGGACGACGCCGCGATCGACCGTTTCATCCGCGCGTACGTCGAGGAGTCACGCTCGCTCGGGTCACCGCCCGAGGACCCCGCCGGGCTCCGTGCGCGCCGCGACGCGTGGGAACTGCACGAGAGGTTCCAGAACAGCCTGCACTGCGACGCGCGGTCGCGTGAAGAGGGCGCCGACCCGAGCTACGCCCGGGCGACGGCACAGCTCCGCCACGGACTCCGTCAGCGCCTCAGCCTGTAG
- a CDS encoding metal-sulfur cluster assembly factor: MYDAEQRPSDLVRDELPDVDAVDAPKATAVATRDEIIEAMKDVVDPELMVNVVDLGLLYGCQVDEQGNVTLDMTLTSPTCPLTDKIEYDTKYVLDTLANSVTINWVWLPPWTLEMITEDGREQLRAIGYNL; the protein is encoded by the coding sequence ATGTACGACGCTGAACAGCGGCCCAGCGACCTGGTCCGCGACGAACTGCCCGACGTCGACGCCGTCGACGCCCCCAAGGCGACCGCCGTCGCCACCCGTGACGAGATCATCGAGGCGATGAAGGACGTCGTCGACCCCGAGCTGATGGTCAACGTCGTCGACCTCGGCCTGCTGTACGGCTGCCAGGTCGACGAGCAGGGCAACGTCACGCTCGACATGACCCTGACGTCGCCCACCTGCCCGCTGACCGACAAGATCGAGTACGACACCAAGTACGTGCTGGACACGCTGGCGAACTCCGTGACGATCAACTGGGTCTGGCTGCCGCCGTGGACGCTGGAGATGATCACCGAGGACGGCCGCGAGCAGCTGCGCGCCATTGGCTACAACCTCTGA
- the sufU gene encoding Fe-S cluster assembly sulfur transfer protein SufU — protein sequence MNIDELYQTIILDHYREKHHAGLRAGDVEVHHVNPSCGDELTLRVKVDGDTVTDISYDAEGCSISQASTSVMTDLLIGGSVGHALDLHDRFLEMMQSQGRIEPDEDVFEDAIAFAGVSKFPARVKCALLGWSALRDAALQATAKEK from the coding sequence GTGAACATCGACGAGCTGTACCAGACGATCATCCTCGACCACTACCGCGAGAAGCACCACGCGGGACTGCGCGCCGGCGACGTCGAGGTGCACCACGTGAACCCCTCGTGCGGCGACGAGCTGACGCTGCGGGTCAAGGTCGACGGTGACACCGTCACCGACATCTCGTACGACGCCGAGGGCTGCTCCATCTCGCAGGCCTCCACCTCCGTGATGACCGACCTGCTCATCGGCGGCTCGGTCGGGCACGCGCTCGACCTGCACGACCGGTTCCTGGAGATGATGCAGTCGCAGGGCAGGATCGAACCCGACGAGGACGTCTTCGAGGACGCCATCGCCTTCGCCGGAGTGTCCAAGTTCCCGGCGCGCGTGAAGTGCGCCCTCCTCGGGTGGTCCGCCCTGCGCGATGCCGCCCTGCAAGCCACCGCCAAGGAGAAGTGA
- a CDS encoding cysteine desulfurase, which translates to MYDVEAIRQLFPILQRGVGDYPLVYLDSANTSQKPQQVVDAIAEHYLQHNANVARAMHLLGAEATGAFEGARANVATFVGAGRPEEIVFTKNASEALNLAANTLGAKLGPGDEIVISVMEHHSNIVPWQLVAQRTGATLRWFDVTDEGRLDLEAAERDSLINERTKVVSLTWVSNVLGTRNPVADIAAQAHAVGAVMVVDASQAVPHQAIDVATLGADLVAFTGHKMCGPTGVGVLWGRYDLLESLPPFLGGGEMIEIVEMERSTYAAPPARFEAGTPPIAQAVGLGAAVDFLTGIGMDAIEAHEHEITAYALAKLTAIDGLTILGPTEAVERGSAISFNLDGVHPHDVMQVLDSRGVAIRGGHHCARPLHRRLGHQSSTRASSYLYTTPAEIDALADALVFTRDYFAPRLGGVK; encoded by the coding sequence GTGTACGACGTCGAAGCCATCCGGCAGCTCTTCCCGATCCTGCAGCGCGGGGTGGGTGACTACCCGCTGGTCTACCTCGACTCGGCCAACACCTCGCAGAAGCCGCAGCAGGTCGTCGACGCCATCGCCGAGCACTACCTGCAGCACAACGCGAACGTCGCGCGCGCCATGCACCTGCTCGGCGCCGAGGCGACAGGCGCCTTCGAGGGGGCCCGCGCGAACGTCGCGACGTTCGTCGGAGCCGGCCGGCCCGAGGAGATCGTCTTCACGAAGAACGCCTCCGAGGCGCTCAACCTCGCGGCCAACACCCTCGGCGCGAAGCTCGGCCCCGGCGACGAGATCGTCATCTCCGTCATGGAGCACCACTCGAACATCGTCCCGTGGCAGCTGGTCGCCCAGCGCACCGGCGCGACGCTGCGCTGGTTCGACGTCACCGACGAGGGCCGGCTCGACCTCGAGGCCGCCGAGCGGGACTCGCTGATCAACGAGCGCACGAAGGTCGTGTCGCTGACCTGGGTCAGCAACGTGCTCGGCACGCGTAACCCCGTCGCCGACATCGCAGCTCAGGCGCACGCCGTCGGCGCGGTGATGGTGGTCGACGCGTCGCAGGCCGTCCCGCACCAGGCGATCGACGTCGCGACGCTGGGCGCCGACCTCGTCGCCTTCACGGGCCACAAGATGTGCGGCCCGACCGGCGTCGGCGTCCTGTGGGGACGCTACGACCTGCTCGAGTCCCTGCCCCCGTTCCTCGGCGGCGGCGAGATGATCGAGATCGTCGAGATGGAGCGCTCCACCTACGCCGCGCCGCCCGCGCGCTTCGAGGCCGGCACGCCCCCGATCGCGCAGGCCGTCGGGCTGGGCGCCGCCGTCGACTTCCTGACCGGCATCGGCATGGACGCCATCGAGGCGCACGAGCACGAGATCACCGCCTACGCGCTGGCGAAGCTGACCGCGATCGACGGGCTCACCATCCTCGGCCCGACCGAGGCCGTCGAACGCGGCAGCGCCATCTCCTTCAACCTCGACGGGGTCCACCCGCACGACGTGATGCAGGTCCTCGACTCGCGCGGCGTCGCCATCCGCGGCGGGCACCACTGCGCCAGGCCGCTCCACAGGCGGCTCGGGCACCAGAGCTCCACGCGCGCGTCGAGCTACCTCTACACCACACCCGCCGAGATCGACGCACTGGCCGACGCGCTAGTGTTCACGCGCGACTACTTCGCGCCGCGACTGGGAGGAGTCAAGTGA
- the sufC gene encoding Fe-S cluster assembly ATPase SufC: MSTLVITDLHADVITEEGDKPILKGVNLTINPGEIHAIMGPNGSGKSTMAYAIAGHPKYKITSGSVKLDGVELTDLTVDERARAGLFLAMQYPVEVPGVSVANFLRTAKTALAGQAPKVRHWVKDVESALGRMQLDKTFAGRSVNEGFSGGEKKRHEIAQLELLNPKAAILDETDSGLDIDALKVVSEGVNRYAGQGDRAVVLITHYTRILRYIEPTVVHVFVDGKVVETGGRELADKLEAEGYESYVRANEAAGV, encoded by the coding sequence ATGTCCACGCTCGTCATCACCGACCTGCACGCCGACGTCATCACCGAGGAGGGCGACAAGCCGATCCTCAAGGGCGTCAACCTCACCATCAACCCCGGTGAGATCCACGCCATCATGGGCCCCAACGGTTCCGGCAAGTCCACGATGGCCTACGCCATCGCCGGGCACCCGAAGTACAAGATCACCTCCGGCTCCGTGAAGCTCGACGGCGTCGAGCTGACCGACCTGACGGTCGACGAGCGCGCCCGCGCCGGCCTGTTCCTGGCCATGCAGTACCCCGTCGAGGTCCCCGGCGTCTCCGTCGCGAACTTCCTGCGCACCGCCAAGACCGCCCTCGCCGGTCAGGCGCCCAAGGTCCGCCACTGGGTCAAGGACGTCGAGTCCGCGCTCGGCCGCATGCAGCTGGACAAGACCTTCGCCGGCCGCTCGGTCAACGAGGGGTTCTCCGGCGGCGAGAAGAAGCGCCACGAGATCGCGCAGCTCGAGCTGCTCAACCCGAAGGCCGCGATCCTCGACGAGACCGACTCCGGCCTCGACATCGACGCGCTGAAGGTCGTCTCCGAGGGCGTGAACCGCTACGCCGGGCAGGGCGACCGCGCCGTCGTGCTCATCACGCATTACACGCGCATCCTGCGCTACATCGAGCCCACCGTCGTGCACGTGTTCGTCGACGGCAAGGTCGTCGAGACCGGCGGCCGTGAGCTCGCCGACAAGCTCGAGGCCGAGGGCTACGAGTCCTACGTCCGGGCCAACGAGGCTGCGGGCGTCTGA
- a CDS encoding non-heme iron oxygenase ferredoxin subunit, with translation MSFRTVATVDELVDDTPLACDVTDELTVAIVRQQGDLYAIEDECSHGKVALSEGDVYGCSIECYLHGSSFDLRTGAPLNPPATQPVRVFPVRLSGDDIQVDPDNPLSF, from the coding sequence GTGAGTTTCCGCACCGTCGCCACCGTCGATGAGCTCGTCGACGACACGCCGCTCGCCTGCGACGTGACGGACGAGCTGACGGTGGCGATCGTGCGGCAGCAGGGCGACCTGTACGCCATCGAGGACGAGTGCAGCCACGGCAAGGTGGCGCTCAGCGAAGGCGACGTGTACGGCTGCAGCATTGAGTGCTACCTGCACGGATCGAGCTTCGACCTGCGCACCGGCGCTCCGCTCAACCCGCCCGCCACGCAGCCCGTCCGCGTGTTTCCCGTCCGTCTCTCGGGTGACGACATCCAGGTCGACCCCGACAACCCACTTTCCTTCTGA
- the sufD gene encoding Fe-S cluster assembly protein SufD yields MTTATVPNVAEAIETVESHLHPTPSWSIADHPMPTGREEIWRFTPVKRFRKLLDETATGATPNWAEALPEGVTVRQLSVDEARELSVEAPVDRIAALAHDLSGGAQLIEVPDDFVAHEPITLTLEADGGNLYGHTIIRIGRHAQLTLVIVHRGTASYAEKTDIRVGDGAQLNLVTLQDWEADAVHGGQRSLSIGRDAQVKAITASMGGVIRLQENARYEGPGGDLHAYGLYFVDGGQHVQHRLFVDHNQPNTASNVDYRGALQGEGAHSVWIGDVLIRKVALGIETYEANKNLVLTDGCQADSVPNLEIETGEIVGAGHSSTTGRFDDTQLFYLMSRGVPEEEARRLIVHGFFNDIIRRIGVDSIEEKLLAQVERELELVHGTTRTAVEA; encoded by the coding sequence TTGACTACCGCAACCGTGCCGAACGTCGCTGAGGCGATCGAGACCGTCGAGTCGCACCTGCACCCCACCCCGTCGTGGAGCATCGCCGACCACCCCATGCCCACGGGCCGCGAGGAGATCTGGCGCTTCACCCCCGTCAAGCGCTTCAGGAAGCTGCTCGACGAGACCGCGACCGGCGCCACCCCGAACTGGGCCGAGGCCCTCCCCGAGGGCGTCACCGTCCGTCAGCTGAGCGTCGACGAGGCGCGCGAACTGTCCGTCGAGGCCCCCGTCGACCGCATCGCCGCGCTGGCCCACGACCTGTCGGGCGGCGCACAGCTGATCGAGGTGCCCGACGACTTCGTCGCGCACGAGCCCATCACCCTGACGCTCGAGGCCGACGGGGGCAACCTCTACGGCCACACCATCATCCGCATCGGTCGCCACGCACAGCTGACGCTGGTCATCGTGCACCGCGGCACCGCCTCCTACGCCGAGAAGACCGACATCCGCGTCGGCGACGGCGCGCAGCTGAACCTCGTGACGCTGCAGGACTGGGAGGCCGACGCGGTGCACGGCGGTCAGCGCTCGCTGAGCATCGGCCGCGACGCCCAGGTCAAGGCGATCACCGCCTCGATGGGCGGCGTCATCCGCCTGCAGGAGAACGCCCGCTACGAGGGCCCGGGCGGCGACCTGCACGCCTACGGCCTGTACTTCGTCGACGGCGGCCAGCACGTCCAGCACCGCCTGTTCGTCGACCACAACCAGCCCAACACCGCCAGCAACGTCGACTACCGCGGCGCGCTGCAGGGCGAGGGCGCGCACTCCGTGTGGATCGGCGACGTGCTGATCCGCAAGGTGGCGCTGGGTATCGAGACCTACGAGGCCAACAAGAACCTCGTGCTCACCGACGGCTGCCAGGCCGACTCCGTGCCGAACCTGGAGATCGAGACCGGCGAGATCGTCGGCGCCGGCCACAGCTCGACCACGGGTCGCTTCGACGACACGCAGCTCTTCTACCTGATGAGCCGCGGCGTCCCGGAGGAGGAGGCGCGTCGCCTGATCGTGCACGGCTTCTTCAACGACATCATCCGCCGGATCGGCGTCGACAGCATCGAGGAGAAGCTCCTCGCCCAGGTCGAGCGCGAGCTCGAGCTGGTGCACGGCACGACCCGCACGGCGGTCGAGGCGTGA
- the sufB gene encoding Fe-S cluster assembly protein SufB, with the protein MTQTAPQAPGLGATQDEHIEALSNYQWGWHDKDVAGSSAKRGLNEDVVNNISHMKDEPEWMRELRLKALRLFDKKPMPKWGADLTDIDFDNIKYFVRSTEKQAQTWEDLPEDIKNTYDRLGIPEAEKARLVAGVAAQYESEVVYHKINEELERQGVIFLDTDTALKEHPEIFQEYFGTVIPVGDNKFASLNTAVWSGGSFIYVPKGVQVSIPLQAYFRINTENMGQFERTLIIVDEGAYVHYVEGCTAPIYKSDSLHSAVVEIIVKKGARCRYTTIQNWSNNVYNLVTKRATCEEGATMEWIDGNIGSKVTMKYPAVYLMGENARGETLSIAFAGEGQHQDTGSKMVHCAPHTSSSIISKSVARAGGRASYRGLVQVDPGASFSSSSVKCDALLVDNVSRSDTYPYVDVREDDVSMAHEATVSKVSDDQLFYLMSRGMEEDEAMAMIVRGFIEPIARELPMEYALELNRLIELQMEGAVG; encoded by the coding sequence ATGACTCAGACAGCTCCCCAGGCGCCCGGGCTGGGCGCCACCCAGGACGAGCACATCGAGGCCCTCTCCAACTACCAGTGGGGATGGCACGACAAGGACGTGGCCGGCTCGTCGGCCAAGCGCGGCCTCAACGAGGACGTCGTCAACAACATCTCGCACATGAAGGACGAGCCGGAGTGGATGCGTGAGCTCCGACTCAAGGCCCTGCGCCTGTTCGACAAGAAGCCCATGCCGAAGTGGGGCGCCGACCTGACGGACATCGACTTCGACAACATCAAGTACTTCGTGCGGTCCACCGAGAAGCAGGCCCAGACCTGGGAGGACCTGCCCGAGGACATCAAGAACACCTACGACCGGCTCGGCATCCCGGAGGCCGAGAAGGCCCGCCTCGTCGCGGGTGTCGCGGCCCAGTACGAGTCCGAGGTGGTCTACCACAAGATCAACGAGGAGCTCGAGCGTCAGGGCGTCATCTTCCTCGACACCGACACCGCGCTCAAGGAGCACCCGGAGATCTTCCAGGAGTACTTCGGCACCGTCATCCCCGTCGGAGACAACAAGTTCGCGTCGCTGAACACGGCCGTCTGGTCGGGCGGCTCCTTCATCTACGTGCCCAAGGGCGTGCAGGTGTCCATCCCGCTGCAGGCCTACTTCCGCATCAACACGGAGAACATGGGCCAGTTCGAGCGGACGCTGATCATCGTCGACGAGGGCGCGTACGTGCACTACGTCGAGGGCTGCACCGCCCCGATCTACAAGTCGGACTCGCTGCACTCCGCCGTCGTCGAGATCATCGTGAAGAAGGGCGCCCGCTGCCGCTACACGACGATCCAGAACTGGTCGAACAACGTGTACAACCTGGTCACCAAGCGCGCCACCTGCGAGGAGGGCGCGACCATGGAGTGGATTGACGGCAACATCGGTTCCAAGGTCACCATGAAGTACCCCGCCGTCTACCTGATGGGCGAGAACGCGCGCGGCGAGACCCTGTCGATCGCGTTCGCGGGCGAGGGCCAGCACCAGGACACCGGCTCCAAGATGGTGCACTGCGCCCCGCACACCTCCAGCTCGATCATCAGCAAGTCCGTCGCACGCGCCGGCGGCCGCGCGTCCTACCGCGGCCTCGTGCAGGTCGACCCCGGCGCGAGCTTCTCGTCGTCGTCGGTCAAGTGCGACGCCCTGCTGGTGGACAACGTGTCGCGCTCCGACACCTACCCCTACGTCGACGTGCGCGAGGACGACGTGTCCATGGCGCACGAGGCCACCGTGTCCAAGGTCTCCGACGACCAGCTGTTCTACCTGATGAGCCGCGGCATGGAGGAGGACGAGGCGATGGCGATGATCGTGCGCGGCTTCATCGAGCCCATCGCGCGCGAGCTCCCGATGGAGTACGCCCTGGAGCTGAACCGGCTCATCGAGCTCCAGATGGAAGGCGCGGTCGGCTGA
- a CDS encoding helix-turn-helix transcriptional regulator, translating to MTTELHAPNPTQAEADVPTRQRVVQLILNDGPQTAKQLADKLELTPAAIRRHLAALLDEGTLASRAERVYGSRGRGRPSKVFVLTDEGRAEFRQAYDDLAIAALRRLVAATGPTAIRELAKDRLDEVEARFRQNRADHPDAPPIDALVEALAVDGYAPSVRPVASGDQLLQHHCPVAHVAAEFPVFCEVETLLFSRLLDSHVQRLATIAHGDGVCTTHVPRPLPTPRIPKRK from the coding sequence ATGACTACAGAGCTCCACGCTCCGAACCCGACCCAGGCTGAAGCCGACGTGCCTACGCGTCAGCGCGTCGTGCAACTGATCCTGAACGACGGTCCGCAGACCGCCAAACAGCTCGCCGACAAGCTCGAGCTGACCCCTGCGGCGATCCGCCGTCACCTCGCTGCGCTCCTCGACGAGGGGACCCTCGCCTCGCGGGCCGAGCGCGTCTACGGCTCCCGCGGCCGGGGACGCCCGTCGAAGGTGTTCGTGCTGACCGACGAGGGTCGCGCCGAGTTCCGCCAGGCCTACGACGACCTGGCGATCGCCGCGCTGCGTCGCCTCGTCGCCGCCACCGGGCCCACCGCGATCCGCGAGCTGGCCAAGGACCGGCTCGACGAGGTCGAGGCGAGGTTCCGGCAGAACCGCGCCGACCATCCCGACGCCCCGCCGATCGATGCGCTGGTAGAGGCGCTCGCCGTCGACGGGTACGCCCCGTCGGTCAGGCCGGTGGCCTCGGGAGACCAGCTCCTGCAGCACCACTGCCCGGTGGCCCACGTGGCTGCCGAGTTCCCGGTGTTCTGCGAGGTCGAGACCCTGCTCTTCTCGCGGCTGCTGGACTCCCACGTCCAGCGGCTCGCGACCATCGCCCACGGCGACGGGGTGTGCACCACGCACGTCCCCCGCCCCCTTCCGACTCCCCGCATCCCCAAGAGAAAGTAG
- a CDS encoding ABC transporter ATP-binding protein, whose translation MTALEAHDLTVTFGQTTALDGLTLSAADGRITALLGPNGAGKTTFIRCCTGLAEPNSGTLRVLGMPAGSPGVLPRIGLMPQSTGAWSGIRAGELLRYLASLYANPQPVDDLIDLLGIAPFVSTPYRRLSGGQQQAVNLAGALIGRPELVFLDEPTAGLDPRARRLTWDLVTAARDAGVAVLLTTHDMVEAAQLADHVHIIDGGRVTASGTVAELAVDDSLETAYLRHTTGAAR comes from the coding sequence GTGACTGCCCTCGAAGCCCATGACCTGACGGTGACGTTCGGGCAAACCACGGCGCTCGACGGCCTGACCCTGAGCGCCGCAGACGGCCGGATCACTGCCCTGCTGGGTCCGAACGGGGCCGGGAAGACCACCTTCATCCGCTGCTGCACCGGCCTGGCAGAGCCGAATTCGGGAACCCTACGGGTCCTCGGAATGCCGGCCGGATCCCCGGGTGTGCTCCCCCGGATCGGCCTGATGCCCCAGTCGACCGGCGCCTGGTCGGGAATTCGGGCAGGGGAGCTGCTGCGCTACCTGGCTTCGCTGTACGCGAACCCGCAGCCCGTCGACGACCTGATCGACCTGCTCGGCATCGCGCCCTTCGTATCCACGCCGTACCGGCGGCTCTCCGGCGGGCAGCAGCAGGCCGTCAACCTGGCCGGCGCGCTGATCGGGCGCCCGGAGCTCGTCTTCCTCGACGAGCCCACCGCGGGCCTCGACCCGCGCGCCCGCCGCCTGACCTGGGATCTGGTGACGGCGGCCCGCGACGCCGGCGTCGCCGTGCTGCTGACGACGCACGACATGGTGGAGGCGGCACAGCTGGCCGACCACGTGCACATCATCGACGGCGGCCGCGTCACCGCCAGCGGCACCGTCGCCGAGCTCGCGGTCGACGACAGCCTCGAGACGGCCTACCTGCGGCACACGACGGGAGCCGCCAGGTGA
- a CDS encoding ABC transporter permease, producing the protein MTTLDLTPRPGAAPVTRRVLAHARTEAGLILRNGEQILLAIVIPLGVLVGAALFGDTLGLGLTTSAPSILGLVMWSSCLTTLAISTGFERRYNVLERMAATPLGRPGILAGKGLAIALITLGQVVVLALAALALGWRPTPTLGGLVVAVLVSVLSMGAFAGLGLAIAGSLRPEATLGVANLLYLVGMPLGILIPLDRFPGWAGTVISCLPTGALGETLRAAAVGPVPGWPILVAALWCAATLALAWKVFRWTS; encoded by the coding sequence GTGACCACGCTCGACCTCACGCCCCGTCCCGGGGCCGCCCCCGTGACCCGACGCGTTCTCGCGCACGCCCGCACTGAGGCCGGGCTGATCCTGCGCAACGGCGAGCAGATTCTGCTCGCGATCGTGATCCCGCTCGGCGTGCTCGTCGGCGCGGCGCTGTTCGGCGACACCCTCGGGCTCGGCCTGACCACGTCCGCGCCGTCGATCCTCGGCCTGGTGATGTGGAGCTCCTGCCTGACGACGCTCGCGATCTCGACGGGCTTCGAGCGCCGCTACAACGTGCTGGAGCGGATGGCCGCCACTCCCCTCGGCCGCCCAGGCATCCTGGCCGGGAAGGGACTCGCGATCGCCCTGATCACGCTGGGCCAGGTGGTCGTCCTCGCGCTGGCCGCGCTCGCGCTCGGCTGGCGGCCCACGCCGACGCTGGGCGGCCTCGTCGTGGCGGTGCTCGTCTCCGTGCTGTCGATGGGCGCCTTCGCGGGCCTGGGCCTGGCGATCGCCGGCTCGCTGCGGCCCGAGGCGACGCTCGGCGTCGCGAACCTGCTGTACCTGGTCGGCATGCCGCTCGGCATCCTCATCCCGCTCGATCGCTTCCCCGGCTGGGCCGGGACCGTCATCTCGTGCCTGCCTACCGGGGCGCTCGGCGAGACGCTGCGGGCCGCCGCCGTCGGGCCGGTCCCCGGCTGGCCGATCCTCGTCGCGGCGCTGTGGTGCGCCGCAACCCTGGCCCTCGCCTGGAAGGTGTTCCGATGGACCTCATGA